A window of the Halolamina sp. CBA1230 genome harbors these coding sequences:
- a CDS encoding HEAT repeat domain-containing protein has translation MLVFAFDRDWTVDVNPHPNREAVPLEWVRHLAHETPHAVYAIGNQSLAEEAAIPGVVDVVGRHSDEWDEWLGEKQPDGRYERFPERRERLALIADLHPDAEGYVVVDDLDLSDVDSWEHYHAWEFVPAVEAGDVHPELPWAREPRPDGGRSQGPDESRPSSAGIMPTDASHLSSFLEEHSDAPGFELTYAEDGTERTELLHDLSVVQRSVDRPSAAPAAECTPVSPAQDAFTVRIDDIGMLSIAEPPVELYTGSAETPEETAVGLRRLASVNPEAVRVPSILALLDTAHDDTSAGGDTRDRAALDALRQVARVRPADCMPAIPILRSLLGDADPQVQVGVLATLYHLGRHDAAAIAPLTDEISTALASSNDRVRGRAARCMAEIAADHPADAVDAVPSLAAVIGDDLDDARYAVFALSRVADAYPDEVKPVVSTLAETAVDDAVADQIRLNATAGLGRVVGEYPSVGVDLVDELIALLDTENGKLRNNAIGVIGDVALVHTDVVEPYTEKIAPLLSEDDEFARVNASGALSRVAEDFPDSVAHLTPTFVALLDAESALVRENACWALGHLGAAEARSALAARAAEDDDPAVRERASWALDQI, from the coding sequence ATGCTGGTGTTCGCGTTCGACCGCGACTGGACCGTCGACGTCAACCCCCACCCCAACCGCGAGGCGGTGCCGCTGGAGTGGGTCCGCCACCTCGCTCACGAGACGCCACACGCCGTGTACGCGATCGGGAACCAGTCGCTCGCCGAGGAGGCGGCGATCCCGGGTGTCGTCGACGTCGTCGGGCGACATTCGGACGAATGGGACGAGTGGCTGGGGGAGAAACAGCCGGACGGTCGGTACGAACGGTTCCCCGAGCGCCGTGAACGGCTCGCGTTGATCGCCGACCTCCACCCCGACGCCGAGGGGTACGTCGTCGTCGACGATCTCGACCTGAGCGACGTCGATAGCTGGGAACACTACCACGCGTGGGAGTTCGTCCCCGCCGTCGAAGCCGGCGACGTCCACCCGGAGCTCCCGTGGGCGCGAGAGCCGCGGCCCGACGGTGGTCGATCGCAGGGGCCCGACGAGAGCCGACCGTCGAGTGCAGGGATCATGCCCACCGACGCGTCGCACCTCTCGTCGTTCCTGGAGGAGCACTCGGACGCGCCGGGGTTCGAACTGACGTACGCCGAGGACGGAACGGAACGGACCGAACTCCTCCACGATCTGTCGGTCGTTCAGCGGTCGGTCGACCGCCCGTCGGCTGCCCCCGCCGCCGAGTGTACGCCGGTCTCGCCGGCGCAGGACGCCTTCACGGTCCGGATCGACGACATCGGGATGCTCTCGATCGCGGAGCCACCCGTCGAACTGTACACGGGGAGTGCGGAAACGCCCGAGGAGACCGCCGTCGGGCTCCGTCGGCTGGCGAGTGTGAACCCCGAGGCAGTGCGCGTTCCTTCGATCCTCGCGCTGCTCGATACTGCCCACGACGACACGAGCGCTGGCGGCGACACACGGGACCGTGCCGCACTCGACGCGCTCCGGCAGGTCGCGAGGGTTCGACCCGCGGACTGCATGCCGGCGATCCCGATCCTCCGCTCGCTGCTCGGCGACGCTGATCCGCAGGTACAGGTCGGGGTGCTGGCGACGCTGTACCACCTCGGCCGGCACGACGCGGCGGCGATCGCCCCCCTGACCGACGAGATCAGCACCGCGCTGGCGTCGTCGAACGATCGGGTTCGCGGGCGAGCGGCGCGCTGCATGGCCGAGATCGCGGCCGACCACCCCGCGGACGCTGTCGACGCCGTCCCGTCGCTCGCAGCGGTTATCGGGGACGACCTCGACGACGCACGGTACGCGGTGTTCGCGCTGTCCCGCGTCGCGGACGCCTACCCGGACGAGGTGAAACCCGTGGTGTCGACGCTGGCCGAGACGGCGGTCGACGACGCGGTCGCCGATCAGATCCGGCTGAACGCCACTGCGGGCCTCGGGCGTGTCGTCGGGGAATACCCCAGCGTGGGGGTGGATCTCGTCGACGAGCTGATCGCACTCCTCGACACGGAGAACGGGAAACTCCGCAACAACGCGATCGGCGTGATCGGTGACGTCGCCCTCGTCCACACCGACGTCGTCGAGCCGTACACCGAGAAGATCGCACCGCTGCTGTCCGAAGACGACGAGTTCGCCCGCGTCAACGCCAGCGGCGCACTCAGCCGGGTCGCGGAGGACTTCCCCGATTCGGTTGCCCACCTGACGCCGACGTTCGTGGCCCTGCTCGACGCGGAGAGCGCACTCGTCCGGGAGAACGCCTGCTGGGCGCTCGGCCACCTCGGCGCCGCGGAAGCGAGATCGGCGCTCGCGGCGCGCGCGGCTGAAGACGACGATCCGGCCGTCAGGGAGCGCGCCTCGTGGGCGCTGGATCAGATTTGA
- a CDS encoding winged helix-turn-helix domain-containing protein — MSARESNLFSELDDGDVVQYVEKRVFGGKIDSLKAHIDRKKALAEPTRYSILYLLYEYGQVSRARLATETGRDSNDLQHHLNDLLETNLIAKIPAPEDADGRKTYYRITTLGKQEIASDIEHVVGGQEHENRFEMLADPELNETMPESGDRRRVIVVSGEDVESLDEHRNGLREKRREFQRIAGQE, encoded by the coding sequence ATGAGCGCAAGAGAATCAAATCTATTCAGTGAATTGGATGATGGTGATGTGGTCCAATATGTTGAGAAGCGAGTATTCGGTGGGAAAATTGACTCGCTAAAGGCACATATCGATCGAAAAAAGGCGCTCGCAGAGCCGACGCGATACAGTATTCTGTACTTGCTGTATGAATACGGGCAGGTATCGAGAGCACGTCTTGCCACGGAAACCGGGCGAGACAGTAACGACTTGCAGCACCATCTGAACGATCTGCTTGAGACGAATCTTATCGCCAAAATCCCAGCCCCGGAAGATGCCGACGGTCGAAAAACCTACTACCGTATCACGACCCTCGGGAAACAGGAAATCGCGAGCGATATCGAGCATGTGGTCGGTGGTCAAGAACATGAGAACCGTTTCGAGATGCTCGCTGATCCCGAACTAAACGAGACGATGCCGGAAAGTGGAGATCGACGACGGGTAATTGTCGTAAGTGGAGAGGATGTCGAATCACTCGATGAACATCGGAATGGATTGCGGGAAAAACGGCGGGAGTTCCAGCGAATAGCTGGTCAGGAGTGA
- a CDS encoding ADP-ribosylglycohydrolase family protein yields MDPDRASGVLLGLACGDALGRPVEFSAADEITAAHGRLTEMVGHGTWNQPAGTITDDTAQALCIARSVVDEQAFDPADVADRFVAWYNTNPFDIGVMTRRALSRLESGEPWDEAGRAVWESSPEGQNAGNGSVMRCPPLAVAFAESPEELAAVSRDSSRITHADPRCTEGCAVLNLTIAGLLQDVDRPLQNALETLRPAVPDELDGALRPIARGEPSGSLKTSGYVVHSLQTALHDGLRAESAEEAIATAVNRGGDTDTIGAIAGAVAGARFGADELPDRWLAAIEETAELWSLADRLVEVA; encoded by the coding sequence ATGGATCCGGATCGGGCGAGCGGCGTGCTGTTGGGGCTGGCGTGTGGCGACGCGCTCGGGCGACCGGTCGAGTTCTCCGCCGCCGACGAGATCACTGCTGCACACGGTCGACTCACCGAGATGGTCGGGCACGGAACGTGGAACCAGCCGGCGGGGACGATCACCGACGACACGGCGCAAGCGCTGTGTATCGCCCGAAGCGTCGTCGACGAGCAGGCGTTCGATCCCGCGGACGTCGCCGACCGGTTCGTGGCGTGGTACAACACCAACCCGTTCGACATCGGCGTGATGACGCGGCGGGCGCTCAGCCGCCTCGAGAGCGGTGAGCCGTGGGACGAGGCAGGGCGGGCGGTCTGGGAGTCGAGTCCTGAGGGGCAGAACGCCGGGAACGGGAGCGTGATGCGGTGTCCGCCGCTCGCCGTCGCGTTCGCGGAGAGCCCCGAAGAACTGGCCGCAGTGAGCCGGGACTCCTCGCGGATCACGCACGCCGACCCGCGCTGTACGGAGGGGTGTGCAGTGCTGAACCTCACGATCGCCGGTCTGCTCCAGGATGTCGATCGACCGCTACAGAACGCGCTGGAAACTCTCCGCCCGGCCGTCCCCGACGAACTCGACGGCGCGCTCCGGCCCATCGCGCGCGGTGAGCCGTCGGGGTCGCTGAAAACCTCCGGCTACGTCGTGCACTCGCTGCAGACGGCACTCCACGACGGGCTGCGTGCGGAGTCGGCCGAGGAGGCGATCGCGACGGCCGTCAACCGCGGCGGCGACACGGACACCATCGGGGCGATCGCCGGCGCCGTCGCGGGTGCGCGGTTCGGGGCGGACGAACTCCCCGACCGCTGGCTGGCCGCGATCGAGGAGACGGCGGAGCTATGGTCGCTCGCCGACCGGCTCGTCGAGGTGGCCTGA
- a CDS encoding RNA-guided endonuclease TnpB family protein, which yields MAKQVVTRTYTASIRNQPQVSDDLDSLGFAASKLWNVGRWVCDRVWSEIGHIPSHNELTAYLKSHERYDDLHSQSSQRVLQELAEAFTGWYGKRRNGDTRANPPKYRKHGDDHPRSTVTFKAAGFKLDTEYNRVRLSKGSNLKEYWSDFILCEYQTRPDVDFSTVESVQQVRAVWAGDEWELHFVCKVEIEVSEAPGEKTVGVDLGINNFAALAYEDGHSELYPLNCLKQDDYYFSKRIARCDDSDSEQATRLNQKKSARRTHYFHTLSKHIIRRCVDEEVGTIVVGDLSGIREDEENSESKNWGKHGNLDLHSWAFDRFTDLLEYKAEMEGITVEQVSERDTSKSCSCCGRKQKSNRVERGLYVCDECGTVANADVNGAENIRQKVSPSPSQDRSNGWLAQPSTFLFDKETGAFAPQEQVTS from the coding sequence ATGGCGAAACAGGTCGTCACACGCACCTACACTGCTTCCATTCGGAATCAGCCACAAGTGTCAGACGACCTCGATTCGCTTGGGTTCGCCGCATCGAAACTCTGGAACGTCGGACGGTGGGTCTGCGACCGCGTGTGGAGCGAAATCGGCCACATCCCCAGTCACAACGAACTCACCGCGTACCTCAAGTCACACGAACGCTATGATGACCTGCATTCTCAGTCAAGTCAGCGAGTCCTTCAAGAACTCGCTGAGGCGTTCACCGGCTGGTACGGTAAACGACGCAACGGAGACACGAGAGCAAACCCACCGAAGTACCGCAAACACGGCGACGACCACCCCCGAAGCACGGTTACGTTCAAAGCTGCTGGCTTCAAACTCGACACCGAGTACAACCGCGTCCGACTCAGCAAAGGCTCGAACCTCAAGGAGTATTGGTCGGACTTCATCCTCTGTGAGTATCAGACTCGGCCCGACGTTGACTTCTCCACCGTGGAGAGCGTCCAACAGGTTCGAGCGGTCTGGGCTGGTGACGAGTGGGAGTTGCACTTCGTGTGCAAGGTCGAAATCGAGGTTTCTGAAGCACCGGGTGAGAAGACGGTGGGTGTTGATCTCGGCATCAACAACTTCGCCGCACTCGCCTACGAAGATGGCCACAGCGAACTGTATCCGCTCAACTGCCTGAAGCAGGACGACTACTACTTCAGCAAACGCATCGCTCGCTGTGATGACTCGGACTCCGAGCAGGCCACACGGTTGAACCAGAAGAAATCGGCCCGCCGCACCCACTACTTCCACACCCTCTCAAAACACATCATCCGGCGGTGTGTTGACGAAGAAGTTGGGACGATTGTGGTTGGCGACCTCTCCGGTATCCGCGAAGACGAGGAGAACAGCGAGTCGAAGAACTGGGGTAAGCACGGAAACCTCGACCTGCACTCGTGGGCGTTCGACCGCTTCACTGACCTCCTCGAATACAAGGCTGAGATGGAGGGCATCACAGTCGAACAGGTATCCGAACGGGATACATCGAAGTCGTGTTCGTGCTGTGGGCGCAAGCAGAAATCGAACCGTGTTGAACGCGGGTTGTACGTCTGTGATGAGTGTGGGACGGTGGCGAACGCGGATGTGAACGGTGCTGAGAACATTCGGCAGAAAGTATCTCCGAGTCCGTCACAGGATAGGAGTAACGGCTGGTTGGCACAGCCATCGACGTTCTTGTTTGACAAGGAAACTGGTGCGTTCGCACCTCAAGAACAGGTCACGTCGTAA